A window of the Tripterygium wilfordii isolate XIE 37 chromosome 12, ASM1340144v1, whole genome shotgun sequence genome harbors these coding sequences:
- the LOC120011240 gene encoding uncharacterized protein LOC120011240 isoform X2 codes for MSRMTPLMTPIWIWDSGMMSSICISFASLPGIGFGDYMEGGSPYFVRRWAPKLNTLISDNSAEVDWRCSFYLNLIAHTSFTITVAICSHQALRNYQSDRDTPLTSIYKVVKTVYASPSRVNFHLDSQKEVETTPAYPDICFAVDDFDSTFDAVVLTSTDHCYCVLLNAHDGAAFPSENEPHYSASSSNSPQKNHTNSDKAKNSEITLFSGFVSYPMVREAYDAGKSRFGSLLSPPGKTDRLYMKGPGGRGEVEVAVSGVADQSQEDSGPFSPISSKKGFGIGSIVRKAASVASVAAKNAYAAASATGTSDEMVPLKCCLMSISLPWEHIAYDILFKGTPAVNL; via the exons ATGAGCAGGATGACTCCTCTGATGACGCCGATATGGATTTGGGATTCTGGCATGATGTCTTCGATTTGTATTTCGTTTGCG AGTTTGCCAGGGATTGGTTTCGGTGATTATATGGAAGGTGGCTCTCCTTACTTTGTTCGCAGGTGGGCACCTAAG TTGAATACGTTAATCAGTGATAATTCAGCAGAGGTGGATTGGAGGTGTTCATTTTACTTGAACTTGATTGCTCACACTTCATTCACCATAACCGTAGCAATTTGCag tcatCAGGCCCTTCGGAACTACCAGTCTGATCGAGACACGCCACTAACTTCTATATACAAG GTTGTAAAGACCGTTTATGCATCACCAAGTCGAGTGAATTTTCATTTGGACTCGCAAAAG GAAGTAGAGACAACACCTGCCTATCCCGATATCTGTTTTGCCGTGGACGACTTCGACTCAACTTTTGATGCAGTG GTCTTGACTAGTACTGATCATTGCTATTGTGTGCTTCTCAACGCACACGATGGGGCAGCGTTTCCTTCAGAAAATGAGCCACATTATAGTGCTTCTAGTAGTAATAGCCCTCAAAAAAATCATACTAATTCTGACAAGGCGAAAAATAGTGAG ATTACTCTGTTCTCAGGATTTGTCAGCTACCCAATGGTTCGTGAAGCATATGACG CTGGAAAGTCTCGATTTGGGAGTCTCCTTTCTCCCCCTGGCAAAACGGATAGGCTTTACATGAAAGGCCCTGGAGGCCGCGGTGAAGTTGAGGTAGCTGTTTCTGGTGTTGCAG ATCAAAGCCAGGAGGATTCTGGCCCATTTTCACCAATATCATCAAAGAAAGGATTTGGGATTGGCTCAATTGTTCGTAAAGCTGCATCTGTTGCATCCGTGGCAGCAAAGAATGCATATGCAGCTGCTTCTGCCACCGGAACCTCTGATGAGATGGTGCCCCTCAAATGCTGCTTAATGTCTATATCACTGCCTTGGGAACACATTGCTTATGATATTTTGTTCAAG GGAACTCCTGCAGTGAACTTGTAG
- the LOC120010413 gene encoding growth-regulating factor 1-like, protein MDFGGVGLDGLVGSDTTSTGFASLASDPETKHRWYGSGLNKQERSGAEDDWRSSKLAKTDHDFSSSKPQQQQMLSFSSPKTEAFSAWRTSQNATTLPYSQLTSSSAYNRNTGYSTLGFNGANMHGVLSGARGPFTPSQWMELEHQALIYKYITANVPVPSNLLVPIRKALESAGFSSFSGGLLRPNALGWGTFHLGFSNNTDPEPGRCRRTDGKKWRCSRDAVADQKYCERHMNRGRHRSRKPVEGQTGHSVAATTNITKLTPTTASSSVVVGSNGSGTTNGLAVANQLQLKNLQSGAPSLSAATPFNRTYLNKEKVGDRLQDTSGLSMLSAPIDLKSKDNPFLISRQQNPYGGLQTEFGLVTSNSLLNPSNKGSSLMSCTSFGSSQALADQDTVSQHSLHQFMDDWPKNQSDRSSITWPALDVQSDRTQLSISIPMADFMSSTSSPNNEKVTLSPLRLSREFDPIQMGLGVGSVLHEQNSRQANWIPISWESSVGGPLGEVLHNTSNSAADSKNSSPLNLMTEGWDSSPRMGSSPTGVLQRTTFNSLSNSSAGSSPRPDNNKKTERASMSNDLTGSTVVHSLPAL, encoded by the exons ATGGATTTCGGGGGGGTGGGTTTAGATGGGTTGGTGGGTTCAGACACTACCAGTACTGGTTTTGCTTCTCTTGCTTCAGATCCTGAGACAAAGCACAGATGGTACGGATCTGggctaaacaagcaagaaaGATCTGGTGCTGAAGATGATTGGAGGAGCTCAAAACTGGCCAAAACTGATCACGATTTCTCATCTTCAAAG CCACAACAGCAGCAGATGCTGAGTTTCTCTTCCCCTAAAACTGAAGCTTTCTCTGCTTGGAGGACGTCACAAAATGCAACTACATTGCCTTACTCTCAACTCACATCTTCTTCCGCTTATAATAGAAATACAG GTTACAGCACTTTGGGATTCAATGGTGCAAATATGCATGGGGTTCTATCTGGGGCTAGGGGACCATTTACCCCATCTCAATGGATGGAACTGGAACACCAGGCCCTGATCTACAAATACATTACTGCAAATGTGCCTGTACCATCTAATCTGCTTGTACCCATAAGAAAAGCCCTTGAATCTGCTGGGTTCTCAAGCTTTTCAGGTGGACTTCTCAGACCCAATGCAT TGGGATGGGGAACTTTCCATCTGGGATTCTCGAACAACACTGATCCTGAGCCAGGGCGGTGTCGGAGGACAGATGGGAAGAAATGGCGGTGCTCTAGAGATGCAGTTGCCGACCAGAAATATTGTGAGCGGCACATGAACAGGGGCCGCCATCGTTCAAGAAAGCCTGTGGAAGGCCAGACTGGCCATTCCGTTGCTGCAACCACTAACATTACGAAGCTCACACCCACCACTGCCTCCTCTTCGGTTGTGGTGGGGTCTAATGGCAGTGGCACAACTAACGGCCTAGCAGTTGCGAACCAGCTGCAGCTCAAGAACTTGCAGTCTGGTGCACCTAGTCTCTCTGCAGCCACTCCTTTTAACAG GACGTATCTGAACAAAGAAAAGGTGGGTGACAGATTGCAAGATACCTCAGGCCTCTCCATGCTATCTGCTCCTATTGATCTGAAGTCTAAAGATAATCCATTTTTGATTTCGAGACAACAAAACCCATATGGAGGATTGCAAACTGAATTTGGACTAGTTACCTCCAACTCCCTCCTGAACCCTTCAAATAAAGGATCTTCCTTAATGAGCTGCACAAGTTTTGGTTCTTCTCAAGCATTGGCTGACCAAGACACCGTCTCGCAACATTCCCTTCACCAATTCATGGATGACTGGCCTAAAAACCAGTCTGATCGTTCTTCCATTACTTGGCCTGCACTTGACGTGCAATCAGATAGAACCCAACTCTCAATTTCAATCCCCATGGCAGATTTCATGTCTTCGACTTCCTCTCCTAATAACGAGAAAGTTACTCTCTCCCCACTCAGATTATCACGGGAGTTCGACCCAATACAGATGGGATTAGGAGTTGGTAGTGTACTTCATGAACAGAACAGTAGGCAAGCAAATTGGATTCCCATATCATGGGAATCTTCCGTGGGAGGGCCACTTGGAGAGGTTTTGCACAATACGAGTAACAGTGCTGCTGACAGCAAGAATTCATCACCACTCAACCTCATGACCGAGGGCTGGGACAGTAGTCCTCGGATGGGATCATCTCCTACTGGGGTGTTGCAAAGGACAACATTCAATTCACTTTCTAATAGCAGTGCCGGGAGCAGTCCAAGACCCGATAACAACAAGAAGACCGAACGGGCTAGCATGTCTAATGACCTTACTGGCTCGACCGTCGTCCACTCATTGCCAGCCTTGTAA
- the LOC120011240 gene encoding uncharacterized protein KIAA0930 homolog isoform X1: protein MLGDGGETPSRSELLIMVKKHSKNLSAKAAVDEQDDSSDDADMDLGFWHDVFDLYFVCGKESKGRQDDDLLFFVRKKSLPGIGFGDYMEGGSPYFVRRWAPKLNTLISDNSAEVDWRCSFYLNLIAHTSFTITVAICSHQALRNYQSDRDTPLTSIYKVVKTVYASPSRVNFHLDSQKEVETTPAYPDICFAVDDFDSTFDAVVLTSTDHCYCVLLNAHDGAAFPSENEPHYSASSSNSPQKNHTNSDKAKNSEITLFSGFVSYPMVREAYDAGKSRFGSLLSPPGKTDRLYMKGPGGRGEVEVAVSGVADQSQEDSGPFSPISSKKGFGIGSIVRKAASVASVAAKNAYAAASATGTSDEMVPLKCCLMSISLPWEHIAYDILFKGTPAVNL, encoded by the exons ATGCTCGGCGATGGAGGAGAGACTCCCTCTAG GTCGGAATTGCTGATTATGGTAAAGAAGCACTCCAAGAACTTGTCAGCGAAAGCTGCCGTGGATGAGCAGGATGACTCCTCTGATGACGCCGATATGGATTTGGGATTCTGGCATGATGTCTTCGATTTGTATTTCGTTTGCGGTAAGGAGTCCAAAGGGCGCCAGGATGATGACCTCTTATTCTTCGTCCGGAAAAAG AGTTTGCCAGGGATTGGTTTCGGTGATTATATGGAAGGTGGCTCTCCTTACTTTGTTCGCAGGTGGGCACCTAAG TTGAATACGTTAATCAGTGATAATTCAGCAGAGGTGGATTGGAGGTGTTCATTTTACTTGAACTTGATTGCTCACACTTCATTCACCATAACCGTAGCAATTTGCag tcatCAGGCCCTTCGGAACTACCAGTCTGATCGAGACACGCCACTAACTTCTATATACAAG GTTGTAAAGACCGTTTATGCATCACCAAGTCGAGTGAATTTTCATTTGGACTCGCAAAAG GAAGTAGAGACAACACCTGCCTATCCCGATATCTGTTTTGCCGTGGACGACTTCGACTCAACTTTTGATGCAGTG GTCTTGACTAGTACTGATCATTGCTATTGTGTGCTTCTCAACGCACACGATGGGGCAGCGTTTCCTTCAGAAAATGAGCCACATTATAGTGCTTCTAGTAGTAATAGCCCTCAAAAAAATCATACTAATTCTGACAAGGCGAAAAATAGTGAG ATTACTCTGTTCTCAGGATTTGTCAGCTACCCAATGGTTCGTGAAGCATATGACG CTGGAAAGTCTCGATTTGGGAGTCTCCTTTCTCCCCCTGGCAAAACGGATAGGCTTTACATGAAAGGCCCTGGAGGCCGCGGTGAAGTTGAGGTAGCTGTTTCTGGTGTTGCAG ATCAAAGCCAGGAGGATTCTGGCCCATTTTCACCAATATCATCAAAGAAAGGATTTGGGATTGGCTCAATTGTTCGTAAAGCTGCATCTGTTGCATCCGTGGCAGCAAAGAATGCATATGCAGCTGCTTCTGCCACCGGAACCTCTGATGAGATGGTGCCCCTCAAATGCTGCTTAATGTCTATATCACTGCCTTGGGAACACATTGCTTATGATATTTTGTTCAAG GGAACTCCTGCAGTGAACTTGTAG
- the LOC120011581 gene encoding uncharacterized protein LOC120011581, translating to MKFKEKFCSTAAETMNPWPFRLKLTRDHIRWDSLKIPPSRDFEAHILENLDEASRRVLDAWGSVQVSIFDADTCDTHKVNLVKKKAFWFEPFPDVGQRKGKQKTFSCNDDEFAYSIEPFKMIVKKRNLSCDQEIGFRWSGNYPVKRLDFSVLYVPSLDMYNLKIERLMLVWERNHIEEKQI from the exons ATGAAGTTCAAGGAAAAATTTTGCAGTACTGCGGCAGAAACAATGAATCCATGGCCTTTTAGGCTAAAACTTACAAGAGATCATATTCGTTGGGACAGTCTCAAGATTCCACCTTCAAGGGATTTTGAAGCACACATTTTGGAGAACCTAGACGAGGCTAGTCGCAGAGTTTTGGACGCATGGGGTTCAGTTCAGGTATCGATTTTCGATGCTGATACTTGTGATACTCATAAGGTTAATTTGGTTAAGAAAAAGGCTTTCTGGTTTGAACCATTTCCTGATGTGGGGCAGAGAAAGGGAAAGCAAAAGACTTTTTCCTGTAATGATGATGAGTTTGCTTATTCCATTGAACCATTTAAAATGATTGTGAAGAAGAGGAATCTGAGTTGTGATCAAGAGATCGGATTTCGCTGGTCCGGGAATTACCCTGTCAAGAGATTAGACTTCTCAGTTCTGTATGTGCCAAGTCTTGACATGTACAATTTGAAGATTGAAAG GTTGATGCTGGTATGGGAAAGAAACCATATAGAGGAGAAACAGAtttag
- the LOC120011565 gene encoding kinesin-like protein KIN-7N, giving the protein MEKICVEVRIRPQASEETFNGTYWKVEGNRISLHRPHSTPISAISLMLLVLEPINFRFIFFNFEDFCSQFVLIALLWLLFIFADHVFDERSTNSSVCELLTKNCICLWTDQQWKNLHNEWLGI; this is encoded by the exons ATGGAGAAGATCTGTGTTGAAGTTAGGATAAGACCACAAGCTTCAGAAGAAACCTTTAATGGAACCTACTGGAAGGTGGAGGGCAATCGCATCTCTCTCCACAGGCCTCACAGCACTCCAATCTCTGCCATCTCTCTTATGCTTTTGGTACTCGAACCCATTAACTTCCgcttcattttcttcaattttgaggATTTCTGCTCTCAATTCGTTCTTATTGCACTATTAtggttgttatttatttttgcagATCACGTGTTCGATGAGAGGTCTACGAATTCAAGCGTTTGCGAGCTGCTGACCAA GAACTGCATTTGCTTATGGACAGACCAGCAGTGGAAGAACTTACACAATGAATGGCTCGGAATCTGA